TTGATGCCCTTGTGGTCGGAGATCACACCGCCCTCGATCACGATGGTCTTGACCCGGGGGCCCTGGACCTCGGTGACGCGCAGCTCGACGTTGCCGTCGTTGATCAGGATCTGGTCGCCCTTGGAGACGTCGCCCGGCAGACCCTTGTAGGTCGTGCCGCAGATCGTCCGGTCGCCGGGGACGTCCTCGACGGTGATGGTGAACTCGTCACCGCGCACCAGCTCCACGGGGCCGTCCGCGAAGGTCTCCAGGCGGATCTTCGGGCCCTGGAGGTCGGCGAGGACGCCGACCGCGCGGCCGGTCGCCTCGGTGGCCTTACGGAGGCGGTCGTACCGCTCCTCGTGCTCCTGGTGGGTCCCGTGGCTCATGTTGAAGCGGGCCACGTTCATACCGGCCTCGATCAGCGTCTTCAGCTGGTCGAAGGAGTCGACGGCGGGGCCCAGGGTGCAGACGATTTTGGAACGGCGCATGGGGCAGATCCTATCGGTTTGTTTCGGAGCGGAATATTCGAGCTGGGGTAACGACCGGGGCAGGTCGTCGATCAAGCGCTGACCAGGGCGTACGTCTGAGTGGCGATCTCCAGCTCCTCGTCGGTGGGGACGACCGCCACCGCGACCCGGGCGTACTCGGGGGAGATCAGCCGCGCCTCGTCGCCCCGGACGGCGTTGAGATCGGCGTCCACGGCCAGACCCAGCTCCTCCAGACCGGCCACGGCGGCCTCCCGCACGGGGGCCGCGTTCTCGCCGACGCCCGCCGTGAAGGCCACGGCGTCGACCTTGCCGAGGACCGCGTAGTAGGCGCCGATGTACTTCTTCAGCCGGTGCACGTAGATGTCGAAGGCGAGCGCCGCCCGCTCGTCGCCCGCGTCGATCCGCCGGCGGATCTCGCGCATGTCGTTGTCGCCGCACAGTCCGATCAGACCGCTCTTCTTGTTGAGGAGCGAGTCGATCTCGTCGATGGACATGTCCGCGTTGCGCGCCAGGTGGGAGATCACCGCCGGGTCGATGTCACCGGAACGGGTGCCCATGACCAGGCCCTCCAGCGGGGTCAGACCCATGGAGGTGTCGACGCAGCGACCGCCCCGCACGGCGGAGGCGGAGGCGCCGTTGCCCAGATGCAGCACGATGACGTTGACCTCGGAGGGGTCCTTGCCGAGCAGCTTGGCGGTCTCGCGCGAGACGTACGCGTGCGAGGTGCCGTGGAAGCCGTAGCGGCGGATGCGGTGCGCGTCGGCCGTCTCCACGTCGATCGCGTAGCGCGCGGCGGCCTCGGGCATCGTGGTGTGGAAGGCGGTGTCGAAGACCGCGACCTGCGGGAGGTCGGGGCGCAGCGCCTGGGCCACCCGGATGCCGGTGATGTTCGCCGGGTTGTGCAGCGGCGCGACCGGGACCAGCCGCTCGATCTCCGCCGTCACCTCGTCGGTGATCACCGTCGGCTCGGTGAACTTCTTGCCGCCGTGCACCACCCGGTGGCCAATCGCGGCCAGCTCCGGGGAGTCCAGCCCCAGCCCGTCCGCCGCCAGCTCCCCGGCGACGGCCTTCAGCGCGGCCTCGTGGTCGGCGATCGGCTGCTCGCGCTCGCGCTTGGCACCGCCCGTCGCGAGCGGCGTGTGCGCCAGCCGGGAGGTCTCCTCACCGATGCGCTCGACCAGCCCGACGGCCAGCCGGGCGCCGTCGGCCATGTCGAGCAGCTGGTACTTCACCGACGAGGAACCGGAGTTGAGGACGAGGACTCGGGTGGCGTTGGCAGTCATGAAGGGCTTTCCGGGTTGGGGGGCGGTGCTGGGCGTCCGGGGGGACACGGGCCGTACGGGAACCGGGCGGTCCCCGTACGGCCGTACGGGCGTCAGGGGCGCTGCTCGCCCTGCGCCTGGATGGCGGTGATGGCGACCGTGTTGACGATGTCCTGCACGAGCGCGCCGCGCGAGAGGTCGTTGACGGGCTTGCGCAGGCCCTGGAGGACCGGGCCGACCGCGACCGCGCCGGCCGAGCGCTGGACGGCCTTGTAGGTGTTGTTACCCGTGTTCAGGTCCGGGAAGACCAGCACGGTGGCCTTGCCCGCGACCTCCGAGCCCGGGAGCTTGGTCGCCGCGACGGACGCGTCCACGGCGGCGTCGTACTGGATCGGGCCCTCGACCAGGAGGTCCGGGCGGCGCTCACGGACGATCTCGGTGGCCTTGCGGACCTTGTCGACGTCCGCGCCGGACCCGGAGGTGCCGGTGGAGTACGACAGCATCGCGATCCGGGGCTCCACGCCGAACTGGGCGGCGGTCGCGGCGGACTGGATGGCGATGTCCGCGAGCTGCTCCGCGTTCGGGTCCGGGTTGACCGCGCAGTCGCCGTAGACGAGGACCCGGTCGGCCAGGCACATGAAGAAGACCGAGGAGACGATCTGGGCGCCCGGCGCGGTCTTGATGATCTCGAAGGCGGGCCGGATGGTGGCGGCCGTGGAGTGCACCGCGCCCGAGACCATGCCGTCGGCCAGGCCCTCCTGGACCATCAGCGTGCCGAAGTAGGAGACATCGGCGACGACGTCGTGCGCCAGCTCCACCGTCATGCCCTTGTGGGCGCGGACCCGCGCGTAGAGCTCGGCGAAGCGCTCGCGCAGCGGGGACGTCTGCGGGTCGATGAGCTGCGCCTCGGAAAGGTCGATGCCCAGCTCGGCGGCGCGCTTGCGGATCGCTTCCTCCTCACCCAGGAGGGTGAGATCGCAGACGTCGCGGCGCAGCAGCACATCGGCGGCGCGCAGCACGCGCTCCTCGGTGCCCTCGGGCAGGACCACCCGGCGGCGGCCGGAGCGGGAGCGCTCGATCAGCTCGTGCTCGAACATCATCGGCGTGACCCGGCTGGAGCGGGCCACGGAGATGCGGTTCGTCAGCTCGGCGGTGTCCACATGGCGCTCGAACAGGCCGAGGGCGGTCTCCGACTTGCGCGGCGACGCGGCGTTCAGCTTGCCCTCGATCGCGAAGAGCTCGGCCGCAGTGGGGAAGGAACCACCGGGCACGGAGATTACCGGCGTGCCCGGGGCCAGCCGGCCGGCCAGGGCCAGGATGCTCGGGCCGGGGCGCTCGTCGAGGGTGAGCAGCAGTCCGGCTATCGGCGGCGCGCCCGCGCTGTGCGCGGCCAGCGCGCCGATGATCAGGTCGGTGCGGTCCCCGGGGGTCACGACCAGGCAGCCCTCGGTCAGGGCGGGCAGGAACGCGGGGAGCATCGCGCCGCCGAAGACGAAGTCGCGGGCGTCGCGGTTGAGCCCCGCGTCATCGCCGAGCAGCACCTCGGCGCCCAGCTTGCGGACGATCTGCGCCACGGTCGGCGCGGACAGCGAGCCGTCCTCGGGGAGCGCGTAGCAGGCCACCGGCAGGTGCGCGGCGAGCCCCTCGGCGACGGCCGCGCGGTCGGCGGGCGCGACGCGGTTGACGACGAGCGCCACGACGTCGCAGCCCAGCGCCTCGTAGGCGCGGTAGGCGTTGGCCGCCTCGGCCCGCACGGCCTCGGCGGCCTGGTCCTGGCCGCCCACGACGGTGATCACGGAGGCGCCGAACTCGTTCGCCAGCCGGGCGTTGAGAGCCAGCTCGTCCGGGACGTTGGTGGCGGCGAAGTCGGTGCCGAGCACCAGGACGTACTCGTACTCCCGGGCGACCGCGAGGAAGCGCTCGACGAGGGCCGAGACCAGCTCGTCCATGCCGCGCTCGGCCTGAAGGGCGGAGGCCTCGCCGTAGGTCAGGCCGTAGACGGACTCGGGCGCCTGCCCGAGGCGGTAGCGCGACCGCAGGAGGTCGAAGAGACGGTCCGGGCCGTGGTCGTGAACGAGCGGGCGGAAGACGCCCACCCGGTCCACGTGGCGGGTCAGGAGCTCCATGACTCCCAGCTCGATGACCTGGCGGCCGTCGCCCCGGTCGGTCCCGGTCACGTACACGCTGCGCGTCACGCGTGCTCTCCTTGTTCCGTCGCTTGTTTTTCTTCGCCGAGTGCCACTGCTGAAAAAATAGCCGTTAGGGTGGCCTTGCCCTCTTGACAATACCTGCGCCCGTGGGTAGGGCGCTCGGCGGTGGACGTCGACGGGATGTCGGAGGGGCGTCCTTAGGGGTGCGGCAGTACCGCCCGGCCCGTGAAACAATCGGTTCTGGCTCACATGTACCAGTAGCGAGCAGGAGAAACAGCACGATGCGCATCGGAGTCCTCACCGCAGGCGGCGACTGCCCCGGCCTGAACGCTGTCATCCGCTCGGTGGTGCACCGGGCACTCGTCGGCCACAACGACGAGG
The window above is part of the Streptomyces syringium genome. Proteins encoded here:
- a CDS encoding acetate kinase, which gives rise to MTANATRVLVLNSGSSSVKYQLLDMADGARLAVGLVERIGEETSRLAHTPLATGGAKREREQPIADHEAALKAVAGELAADGLGLDSPELAAIGHRVVHGGKKFTEPTVITDEVTAEIERLVPVAPLHNPANITGIRVAQALRPDLPQVAVFDTAFHTTMPEAAARYAIDVETADAHRIRRYGFHGTSHAYVSRETAKLLGKDPSEVNVIVLHLGNGASASAVRGGRCVDTSMGLTPLEGLVMGTRSGDIDPAVISHLARNADMSIDEIDSLLNKKSGLIGLCGDNDMREIRRRIDAGDERAALAFDIYVHRLKKYIGAYYAVLGKVDAVAFTAGVGENAAPVREAAVAGLEELGLAVDADLNAVRGDEARLISPEYARVAVAVVPTDEELEIATQTYALVSA
- the pta gene encoding phosphate acetyltransferase translates to MTRSVYVTGTDRGDGRQVIELGVMELLTRHVDRVGVFRPLVHDHGPDRLFDLLRSRYRLGQAPESVYGLTYGEASALQAERGMDELVSALVERFLAVAREYEYVLVLGTDFAATNVPDELALNARLANEFGASVITVVGGQDQAAEAVRAEAANAYRAYEALGCDVVALVVNRVAPADRAAVAEGLAAHLPVACYALPEDGSLSAPTVAQIVRKLGAEVLLGDDAGLNRDARDFVFGGAMLPAFLPALTEGCLVVTPGDRTDLIIGALAAHSAGAPPIAGLLLTLDERPGPSILALAGRLAPGTPVISVPGGSFPTAAELFAIEGKLNAASPRKSETALGLFERHVDTAELTNRISVARSSRVTPMMFEHELIERSRSGRRRVVLPEGTEERVLRAADVLLRRDVCDLTLLGEEEAIRKRAAELGIDLSEAQLIDPQTSPLRERFAELYARVRAHKGMTVELAHDVVADVSYFGTLMVQEGLADGMVSGAVHSTAATIRPAFEIIKTAPGAQIVSSVFFMCLADRVLVYGDCAVNPDPNAEQLADIAIQSAATAAQFGVEPRIAMLSYSTGTSGSGADVDKVRKATEIVRERRPDLLVEGPIQYDAAVDASVAATKLPGSEVAGKATVLVFPDLNTGNNTYKAVQRSAGAVAVGPVLQGLRKPVNDLSRGALVQDIVNTVAITAIQAQGEQRP